One segment of Candidatus Gracilibacteria bacterium DNA contains the following:
- a CDS encoding multicopper oxidase domain-containing protein — protein sequence MKSKLLIGSLSIALLFGLMSCADTNDETVTPNNTVEINSTSDASSTQLAGEETPSVNENGDTLVGGDAVAGDETPGEASFTVLGSNYEYDIKEMRVKEGDEVSITFRSVDGFHDWVVDEFDAATEKVETDGETTVTFIADKTGTFEYYCSVGQHRANGMVGTLIVE from the coding sequence ATGAAATCAAAATTATTGATTGGTTCTCTCAGTATAGCTCTTTTATTTGGTCTTATGTCATGTGCTGATACAAATGATGAAACGGTCACTCCTAACAATACCGTAGAAATAAACAGTACTTCTGATGCTAGTTCTACTCAGCTCGCAGGAGAAGAAACACCAAGTGTGAATGAAAATGGAGATACACTTGTTGGTGGTGACGCTGTTGCCTGAGATGAGACTCCAGGTGAGGCTTCATTTACAGTTCTAGGAAGCAACTATGAATATGATATTAAAGAAATGAGAGTCAAAGAAGGAGATGAAGTAAGCATTACTTTTAGATCAGTAGACGGTTTCCACGACTGGGTCGTAGATGAATTTGATGCTGCTACTGAAAAGGTAGAAACAGATGGTGAAACAACGGTTACATTTATAGCTGATAAAACTGGAACATTTGAATACTATTGTTCAGTTGGTCAACATCGAGCAAATGGGATGGTTGGAACACTCATAGTTGAGTAG
- a CDS encoding Rrf2 family transcriptional regulator: MIKLSKTGDDALKALCYIADKGELVQIRDIVASQGMSETCLRRIIPELQKAGILLSKQGRGGGVMLAKVPDTISLYDIFVAVGEEIGISDCTKNIYCEKKTDCYTTNALGNLQRGFNSLLKMQTLDKIMNK; encoded by the coding sequence ATGATTAAACTTTCCAAAACATGAGACGATGCACTTAAAGCTCTTTGCTATATTGCTGATAAATGAGAATTGGTACAGATTCGTGATATCGTTGCATCACAGGGTATGAGTGAAACCTGCCTTCGCCGTATTATTCCTGAATTACAAAAAGCCTGAATACTTTTATCAAAACAAGGACGATGAGGATGAGTGATGCTTGCAAAAGTGCCAGATACCATCTCTCTTTATGACATATTTGTAGCAGTCGGAGAAGAAATATGAATATCAGATTGTACAAAAAATATATATTGTGAGAAAAAAACTGATTGTTACACTACAAATGCACTTTGAAATCTACAAAGATGATTTAATAGTTTACTTAAGATGCAGACACTAGATAAAATAATGAATAAATAA
- a CDS encoding iron-sulfur cluster assembly scaffold protein, producing MHNETITFYSKTPPNRGVLDDFDISFWEENRTCGDDLKVYIKIENGIIKKWSFQGDTAIITTACASIFGESIIDMKIEEIFAFGYKYIEELIEMPISDRRKQASVLGLLTTRNALHTYLQDGKIDTFDDVLKI from the coding sequence ATGCATAACGAAACAATAACATTTTACTCTAAGACTCCACCAAATAGATGAGTGTTAGATGATTTTGATATTTCTTTTTGGGAAGAAAATAGGACGTGTGGAGATGATCTCAAGGTATATATAAAAATAGAAAATTGAATCATAAAAAAATGGTCTTTTCAGTGAGATACAGCTATCATTACAACAGCATGTGCAAGTATTTTTGGTGAAAGTATTATAGATATGAAGATAGAGGAAATCTTTGCTTTTTGATACAAATATATTGAAGAGCTTATCGAAATGCCAATTTCAGATCGGAGAAAACAAGCTTCTGTACTGTGACTCTTAACAACTCGAAACGCACTGCATACATATTTACAAGATGGAAAAATTGACACTTTTGATGATGTTTTAAAGATATAA
- a CDS encoding aminotransferase class V-fold PLP-dependent enzyme has protein sequence MQDYKKDFPIFQNHPDLVYLDSTATSQKPTVVIDGVADYLRNSYANIHRGSYVISEISERLYEDSKKIVAKNLGVENWREVIYTANSTYALNILAQSIWRTGLLKAGDTVLLSIVEHHANVVPWLILKEDYGVNVEFVGVTDNFDLDYNDFRDKLTDKVKIVSLTHVSNTTGQIFDIENVSSLLAVRYGNNKPLFIVDASQSVPHFEVDVLKLGCDALFFTGHKIFADSGIGVLWAKETLLNVLNPIFSGGGAIESVSESGFTHSKKLPDKFEPGTPNLSGAVSLLRAFEYLDSIGGYRLLENHERELVHYSLEKFAGLESVKLIGSTASKNRVGVFTFVVEGIHSFDISDYLADNDICVRAGQHCAEPLMDFVGQKHSCRMSIQVYNTKEDIDAFFEVLEKAIKELA, from the coding sequence ATGCAAGACTATAAAAAGGATTTTCCCATATTTCAGAATCATCCAGATTTAGTATATTTAGATAGTACTGCCACGAGTCAAAAACCTACTGTGGTTATTGATGGAGTAGCAGATTATTTAAGAAACAGCTACGCGAATATTCATCGTGGAAGTTACGTGATATCAGAAATTTCTGAAAGACTGTATGAAGACTCTAAAAAAATAGTCGCGAAAAATCTCTGAGTCGAAAATTGGAGAGAAGTCATATATACAGCCAACTCTACCTACGCTCTCAATATTCTGGCTCAAAGTATCTGGAGAACAGGACTTTTAAAAGCTTGAGATACCGTACTTCTGAGTATCGTAGAACATCATGCCAATGTCGTTCCTTGGCTTATACTCAAAGAAGATTATGGAGTCAATGTCGAGTTTGTAGGAGTGACCGATAATTTTGATTTAGATTACAATGATTTTCGAGATAAGTTAACTGACAAAGTAAAAATAGTATCGCTCACTCATGTATCAAACACAACAGGACAAATATTTGATATAGAAAATGTAAGCTCTTTGCTTGCTGTGAGGTATTGAAACAATAAACCACTGTTTATAGTAGATGCGTCTCAAAGTGTTCCTCATTTTGAAGTAGATGTTCTAAAACTATGATGTGACGCGCTATTTTTTACTGGTCATAAAATATTTGCTGATTCGGGGATTTGAGTTTTATGGGCAAAAGAAACACTTTTAAATGTTCTCAATCCAATCTTTTCTGGTGGTGGAGCTATTGAATCTGTTTCTGAGTCTTGATTTACTCACAGTAAGAAACTTCCAGATAAATTTGAACCAGGAACCCCAAATCTTTCCGGAGCTGTGAGTTTACTGAGAGCTTTTGAGTATCTTGATTCTATATGAGGATATAGATTACTTGAAAATCATGAACGTGAACTGGTTCACTATAGTTTGGAAAAATTTGCATGACTTGAGAGTGTGAAGCTTATTTGAAGTACAGCCTCAAAAAATAGAGTATGAGTTTTTACCTTTGTAGTAGAAGGTATTCATAGTTTTGATATCTCTGACTATCTCGCTGATAATGATATTTGCGTGCGTGCTGGGCAACATTGTGCTGAGCCACTTATGGATTTTGTGGGTCAAAAACATAGCTGTCGTATGAGTATACAAGTGTATAATACAAAAGAAGATATCGATGCTTTTTTTGAAGTATTAGAAAAAGCAATTAAAGAATTAGCCTAA
- a CDS encoding SufD family Fe-S cluster assembly protein gives MKILSENRLYMSDELEKEIHIADNAIVLIYDEKNVLEKVTFGSCASLKYFGYFETAEKFDKYFLINGEDAKCEIFSLLSSTGEKITAKINGELAASRAFLNMHIVSFVSDGGLIDLDGIVHITEGIEKVEGYLVEENIFLGATGKVRGLPTLLVHSNDVKASHACNMERISDDKLFYLRSRGLPREDATVLMLESYIAKIFGDLEGDNAELFKSTKERILERIKSK, from the coding sequence ATGAAAATCCTTTCAGAAAATAGACTGTATATGAGTGATGAGCTTGAGAAAGAAATTCATATTGCAGACAATGCCATAGTTCTTATATATGATGAGAAAAATGTACTTGAAAAAGTTACTTTTTGATCTTGTGCTTCACTCAAGTATTTTGGGTATTTTGAAACTGCAGAGAAATTTGATAAGTATTTTCTCATAAATGGAGAAGATGCCAAATGTGAAATATTCTCGCTTCTGAGTTCAACATGAGAAAAAATTACTGCAAAAATTAATGGTGAACTTGCTGCAAGTAGAGCTTTTCTGAACATGCATATTGTAAGCTTTGTTTCTGATGGCTGACTTATTGATTTAGATGGAATCGTACATATCACCGAAGGAATTGAAAAAGTAGAATGATATCTTGTAGAAGAGAATATTTTTCTTGGAGCAACAGGGAAAGTTCGAGGACTTCCTACGCTCTTGGTTCATAGTAATGACGTCAAAGCAAGTCATGCTTGTAATATGGAGAGAATCTCTGATGATAAACTCTTTTATCTCAGAAGCCGAGGACTTCCACGAGAAGATGCAACGGTCCTAATGCTTGAGAGTTATATTGCAAAGATATTTTGAGATCTTGAATGAGATAATGCTGAACTTTTTAAATCAACCAAAGAAAGAATTTTAGAGAGAATAAAATCAAAATAA
- the sufB gene encoding Fe-S cluster assembly protein SufB produces MGTVTTSGTWDFSDEVIYKGTAVQGINEIVVRQISHANEEPEWMLDLRLKALKIYEEKAMPSWGPDLSDLDLQSIYYFAQPEGAGNNKSWDDVPESIKNTFDKLGIPEAEKKALAGVGAQYDSETVYHSLKQEIADQGVIFDDLSNALKNPEYEALIKKHFSKSIPLTDHKFASLHYAVWSGGTFLYVPKGVKVSEPLQSYFRMNVKKGGQFEHTMIIIEEDAEAHYIEGCSAPKYDENSLHAGGVEIFVGKNATMRYSSVENWSLDTYNLNTKRALLQEAGYMEWVGGNMGSNTTMLYPCSVLIGDNSRADHLGIAFANAGQTQDTGAKVIHIGKNTSSSIVSKSISKAGGLSTYRGLVDIKASATGSVTKIECDALLLDDISGSDTIPEIRCDNADSIVAHEASAGKINEDDLFYLQSRGIDEEQAAAMIVNGFISPIVKELPLEYASEMNVLISMEMEGSIG; encoded by the coding sequence ATGTGAACCGTTACAACTTCAGGAACTTGGGATTTCTCGGACGAAGTCATTTATAAAGGAACGGCTGTTCAAGGAATAAATGAAATCGTGGTACGACAAATCTCTCATGCAAACGAGGAGCCAGAGTGGATGCTTGACCTTCGACTCAAAGCACTCAAAATCTATGAAGAAAAAGCAATGCCAAGTTGGGGGCCTGATTTATCAGACCTTGATTTACAGAGTATTTATTATTTCGCTCAACCAGAAGGTGCTTGAAATAATAAATCGTGGGATGATGTCCCTGAAAGTATAAAAAATACTTTTGATAAACTTGGGATTCCTGAAGCTGAGAAAAAAGCACTTGCAGGTGTTGGTGCTCAATATGATAGTGAAACAGTCTATCATAGTCTCAAACAAGAAATAGCTGATCAAGGTGTTATTTTTGACGACCTCTCAAATGCTCTCAAAAATCCAGAGTATGAAGCACTCATCAAAAAGCATTTTTCAAAATCTATTCCTCTCACAGATCACAAATTTGCAAGCCTACATTATGCTGTTTGGTCTGGTGGAACATTTTTGTACGTCCCTAAATGAGTCAAAGTCTCTGAGCCACTTCAATCATATTTCCGTATGAATGTGAAGAAAGGTGGACAGTTTGAGCATACGATGATAATTATAGAAGAGGACGCAGAAGCTCATTATATAGAATGATGTTCTGCTCCTAAATACGATGAAAACTCACTGCATGCTGGTTGAGTGGAGATTTTTGTTGGAAAAAATGCAACGATGAGATACTCGTCAGTTGAGAACTGGTCACTTGATACTTATAACCTCAATACTAAAAGAGCACTCCTTCAAGAAGCTGGATATATGGAATGGGTATGAGGAAATATGGGATCTAATACTACTATGCTCTATCCATGTTCGGTTCTTATTGGTGACAACTCTCGAGCTGACCATCTTGGGATTGCATTTGCGAATGCTGGACAAACTCAGGACACTTGAGCGAAAGTGATTCATATAGGGAAAAATACTTCAAGCTCTATCGTGTCTAAGTCTATCTCAAAAGCTGGTTGATTGTCTACCTATAGAGGTTTAGTAGACATCAAAGCCAGTGCGACTGGTTCAGTAACAAAGATTGAATGTGATGCTCTTCTCCTTGATGATATATCTGGTTCAGACACGATTCCAGAAATACGATGTGACAATGCAGACTCTATAGTCGCTCATGAAGCAAGTGCTGGTAAGATAAATGAAGATGATTTATTTTATCTCCAATCTCGAGGAATCGATGAAGAACAGGCAGCTGCGATGATAGTAAATGGATTTATCTCTCCTATCGTCAAAGAGCTTCCTCTTGAATACGCGAGTGAAATGAATGTCCTGATTTCTATGGAAATGGAAGGAAGTATTGGATAA
- the sufC gene encoding Fe-S cluster assembly ATPase SufC encodes MGHPKYEVTGGSISINGDDLLEMEPNERSNAGIFLSFQNIPEIKGVKLSEYLRTIFNISEKGKNAEFTELSPFIFKRFIKKHMQELQIDEAFLDRDLNVGFSGGEKRKIEILQMKLIGPKYIILDEIDSGLDLDAFKTVASMLQSLSSPENSIIIITHYFTILEYIDVDTVFVMKAGNIVREGGKELAQDISESGFGEV; translated from the coding sequence ATGGGGCATCCTAAATATGAAGTAACATGAGGAAGTATTTCTATCAATGGAGATGATCTCCTTGAGATGGAACCAAACGAGAGAAGTAACGCAGGAATCTTTCTGAGTTTTCAAAATATTCCTGAAATTAAATGAGTAAAACTCTCTGAATATCTCAGGACTATTTTCAATATTTCAGAAAAAGGGAAAAATGCAGAATTTACAGAGCTCTCACCATTTATCTTTAAAAGATTCATCAAAAAACATATGCAAGAACTGCAGATTGATGAAGCATTTTTGGATCGAGATCTTAATGTGTGATTTTCAGGAGGAGAGAAGAGAAAAATAGAAATCCTTCAAATGAAACTCATTGGACCAAAATATATTATTCTCGATGAGATTGATTCTGGTCTTGACCTCGATGCCTTTAAAACCGTAGCGTCAATGTTACAGTCTTTAAGTTCACCTGAAAACTCAATTATTATTATCACGCATTACTTCACGATTCTTGAATATATCGATGTCGACACAGTATTTGTTATGAAGGCAGGAAATATCGTAAGAGAAGGTGGTAAAGAACTCGCACAAGATATTAGTGAAAGTGGATTTGGAGAAGTATAA
- the rsmH gene encoding 16S rRNA (cytosine(1402)-N(4))-methyltransferase RsmH: MEVKIDANIHTSVLLPELVESITIFDDRQNIIVDCTLGLAGHGCEIVKKMNPNDIFIGFDADERNLVLARQNLEALNTKTQIILIQANFSELTEKLAEHEIHKITGIYYDLGVSSLHFDEAERGFSLRLEGPLDMRFDTKSGRTAADIINYSEEKEIYRILKEYGEEPHARKIAVSILKRRQQRRFVTTTDLTDLLDEHLNKHIKTKTRVFQALRIEVNKELEVLQSSLAQAVELLESDGKIFVISFHSLEDRIVKQYFKQESKDCICRDIICTCKHTAKLKLLNKKPILPSEEEQKINRRSRSAKARQAQKI, translated from the coding sequence ATGGAAGTAAAAATTGATGCAAATATCCATACTTCTGTCTTACTCCCAGAGCTTGTTGAAAGTATTACAATATTTGATGATAGACAAAATATCATCGTCGACTGTACTCTTTGACTCGCTGGTCATGGATGTGAAATTGTTAAAAAAATGAACCCAAATGATATATTTATTGGATTTGACGCTGATGAGAGGAATCTCGTCCTTGCAAGACAAAACCTAGAAGCACTGAATACAAAAACACAAATTATCCTGATTCAAGCAAATTTCTCGGAACTCACTGAAAAACTTGCTGAACACGAAATACACAAAATCACTGGAATCTACTATGATCTCTGAGTTTCTTCCCTTCATTTTGATGAAGCAGAAAGATGATTTTCTCTCAGACTCGAGTGACCTCTCGATATGAGATTTGATACAAAGTCATGAAGAACCGCAGCAGACATTATAAATTATTCCGAGGAAAAAGAAATATATAGAATACTGAAAGAGTATGGTGAAGAACCCCATGCTAGAAAGATAGCAGTCAGTATTCTTAAACGAAGGCAACAACGAAGATTTGTAACAACTACGGACCTCACAGACCTATTAGATGAACATTTAAATAAACATATAAAGACGAAAACGAGAGTATTTCAAGCACTGAGAATAGAGGTAAATAAGGAACTTGAGGTGTTACAATCATCTCTCGCTCAAGCAGTAGAATTGTTAGAGTCAGATGGAAAAATATTTGTGATAAGCTTTCACTCTCTCGAAGATAGGATTGTAAAACAATATTTTAAGCAAGAAAGTAAAGATTGTATCTGTCGTGATATCATCTGCACATGTAAACATACTGCGAAATTGAAGCTCCTGAATAAAAAACCAATCCTTCCAAGTGAAGAAGAACAAAAGATAAACAGAAGAAGTCGGAGTGCAAAAGCAAGACAGGCTCAAAAAATATAA
- the recR gene encoding recombination protein RecR: MPEALKRLIHNISLLPGIGENRATKLAFFLLSTNENYLRELRENILTIKEKTAICHICGAITDAPKDICNICNNSSRNHKEICVVEEYLDLLTLEQSGGFTGVYHVLGGAISPINGVFVGDLNFSKLFSRIDNADSKIEIIIATNPNLEGEATTSFLTEEIEKRKLKYKVKMTRLSRGLSSGYIEYADTMSLVSALRERKEI; encoded by the coding sequence GTGCCTGAAGCCCTTAAACGTCTTATTCACAATATATCTCTTCTTCCTGGTATTTGAGAAAACAGAGCTACGAAGCTTGCCTTTTTTTTGTTATCGACCAACGAAAACTACCTGAGAGAACTCAGAGAAAATATTCTTACCATAAAGGAAAAAACTGCCATTTGTCATATTTGTGGTGCTATCACCGACGCTCCAAAGGATATTTGTAACATCTGTAACAATAGCTCAAGAAATCACAAAGAAATATGTGTCGTAGAAGAATACTTGGATCTTCTCACTCTTGAACAGTCAGGAGGATTTACCTGAGTCTATCATGTATTAGGATGAGCAATTTCACCAATTAATGGAGTCTTTGTATGAGACCTCAATTTTTCAAAACTCTTCTCACGAATCGATAACGCAGACTCAAAAATTGAGATTATTATTGCTACCAATCCAAATTTAGAGTGAGAAGCAACGACCAGTTTCCTTACCGAAGAAATCGAAAAGAGAAAACTTAAGTATAAAGTAAAAATGACAAGACTCTCAAGATGACTGAGTTCTGGATATATTGAGTACGCTGATACTATGAGTTTAGTGAGTGCTCTTCGAGAACGTAAAGAAATATAA
- a CDS encoding NADAR family protein, producing the protein MGLNNYPAEFYEATRIQEAYLILHPQILERYDITREEFYDAFPRASNFSQLKYPIVDEFGIDYGDSEGYYMSQRTDNLKLKREISEASKVKGQSKKQAYKYHQLLNQNEQDRITFMRNAITQKYNGSKWRNTQLLETGDREIIEFTYWGDEFFGISNTTRTGRNILGKLLMEYRDDLLARLNEYE; encoded by the coding sequence ATGTGATTAAATAATTATCCAGCAGAGTTTTACGAAGCTACCAGAATTCAAGAAGCCTATCTCATTTTGCATCCTCAAATACTTGAGAGATACGATATTACAAGAGAAGAGTTTTATGACGCATTTCCCAGAGCATCAAACTTTAGTCAGCTCAAATATCCTATCGTAGATGAGTTTTGAATAGATTATTGAGATAGTGAATGATACTATATGTCGCAACGTACAGATAATCTTAAATTAAAAAGAGAAATCTCTGAAGCCTCAAAAGTAAAAGGACAATCAAAAAAACAGGCCTATAAATATCATCAGCTTCTCAATCAAAATGAGCAAGACAGAATAACCTTCATGAGAAATGCTATCACGCAAAAATACAACGGAAGCAAATGGAGAAATACGCAACTGCTTGAGACCGGAGACAGAGAAATTATCGAATTCACCTACTGGTGAGATGAGTTTTTCTGAATATCAAACACGACTCGTACCGGTAGGAATATTCTCGGGAAGCTTCTCATGGAATACAGAGACGATTTACTCGCACGATTGAATGAGTATGAATAA
- a CDS encoding ribonucleoside-diphosphate reductase subunit alpha, whose product MEWLNDYSRKFLDNGYLINGQSAEERIRFMADTAEKINGTKGLADKIYDYASRGFYSFSSPVWSNFGLERGLPISCFGSYLGDDMSNILYTNAEVGMMSKYGGGTSGYFGALRPRGAEIKNNGASSGAVHFMQLFDKGIDIVSQGAVRRGSFAAYLPVEHDDIEEFLEIGKEGNPIQRITTGVTVTDAWLNDMKSGDAKKRKIWAKVIQARGEMGYPYILFTDNCNNGAPEVYQDKNMKIQASNLCTEIMLPSSTDESFVCCLNSINIAKYDEWKDTDAVECMIYFLDAVLQEFVDKLAKLRDSEDKDDRLAFTFMERAYNFAHNHRALGLGALGWHSYLQSKMIPFEHPDAMALNKEIFQLIHDKSYQASEDLAKMLGEAPLLKGYGRRNTTLNAIAPNTSSAFILGQVSQGIEPWWSNTYVKDLAKMKVTIKNTELEKLLEAKGKNDRDTWASIRDHDGSVRHLDFLSQLEKDVFKTFSEINQFVIIDQAADRQKFIDQAQSLNLMVHPDTSAKDINALYMDAWEQGIKTLYYQHSKSAAQELSRKISCVGCEA is encoded by the coding sequence ATGGAATGGCTCAACGACTACTCACGAAAGTTTCTGGATAATGGTTACCTTATAAATGGACAATCTGCAGAAGAAAGAATCCGATTTATGGCAGATACAGCAGAAAAAATTAACGGGACAAAAGGTCTTGCTGATAAAATCTATGATTATGCTTCGAGAGGATTTTATAGTTTTTCGAGTCCAGTTTGGTCAAACTTTGGACTTGAGAGAGGTCTTCCAATCTCTTGTTTTGGGTCATATCTTGGAGATGATATGTCTAATATTCTCTATACGAATGCTGAAGTTGGGATGATGAGTAAATACGGTGGAGGTACTTCTGGTTACTTTGGTGCACTTCGACCACGAGGAGCAGAAATTAAAAATAACGGAGCTTCTTCTGGAGCCGTTCACTTTATGCAACTCTTTGACAAAGGAATCGATATCGTATCACAAGGTGCCGTTCGTCGAGGATCATTTGCAGCCTACTTACCAGTTGAGCATGATGATATAGAAGAATTTCTAGAAATAGGAAAAGAAGGGAATCCAATCCAAAGAATCACAACATGAGTAACCGTAACGGACGCGTGGCTTAATGATATGAAATCTGGAGACGCGAAGAAACGAAAAATCTGGGCGAAGGTGATTCAAGCTCGAGGGGAAATGGGATATCCATATATTCTCTTTACAGACAACTGTAACAATGGAGCTCCAGAAGTATACCAAGATAAAAATATGAAGATTCAAGCAAGTAATCTTTGTACTGAGATTATGCTTCCATCAAGTACGGACGAATCATTCGTTTGTTGCCTCAACTCTATCAATATTGCAAAATACGATGAATGGAAAGATACAGATGCAGTAGAATGTATGATCTACTTCCTCGACGCAGTGCTTCAAGAGTTTGTAGATAAATTGGCAAAACTCAGAGATTCAGAAGACAAAGATGATAGACTTGCATTTACATTCATGGAGAGAGCCTATAACTTCGCTCACAATCACCGAGCACTCGGTCTTGGAGCATTAGGATGGCATTCATACCTCCAATCTAAAATGATACCATTTGAGCATCCAGATGCTATGGCACTCAATAAAGAAATTTTCCAACTGATTCACGATAAATCATACCAGGCTTCAGAAGATCTCGCTAAAATGCTTGGAGAAGCTCCACTTCTCAAATGATATGGACGAAGAAACACAACTCTTAATGCTATTGCACCAAATACTTCATCTGCCTTTATACTTGGGCAAGTATCTCAAGGAATCGAACCATGGTGGTCAAATACCTACGTAAAAGACCTTGCGAAGATGAAAGTAACTATCAAAAATACTGAGCTTGAAAAGCTTCTAGAAGCAAAAGGAAAAAATGACCGAGATACGTGGGCATCAATCAGAGATCACGATGGATCAGTTCGACATCTCGATTTCCTTTCTCAACTCGAAAAAGACGTATTCAAGACATTCTCAGAAATTAACCAATTTGTCATTATAGACCAAGCTGCCGACAGACAAAAGTTTATCGACCAAGCTCAATCACTCAATCTCATGGTTCATCCAGATACATCTGCAAAAGATATCAATGCACTCTATATGGATGCGTGGGAACAAGGAATCAAAACTCTCTACTACCAACACTCTAAATCAGCAGCGCAAGAGCTCTCAAGAAAGATTAGTTGTGTATGATGTGAAGCATAG
- a CDS encoding ribonucleotide reductase, with translation MGIKNIKKRSGELVSFDREKIIHAVSKCFLNLGHEDNEAAAKIGKKVEKRIDKFHKDHKDFIPTVEEVQDMVEFEMMKEGFFEAAKAYILYREERKKDRSRNIFKARMNLKPYEYPELLEYVDAIRHSYWVHTEFSFTSDIQDFKVNVSPLERSALQNCMLAIAQIEVSVKTFWGDIYKHLPKPEVGAVGQTFAESEVRHMDAYSHLLEVLGLNGDFERIKNIPVMNKRVNYLQDALKSSKSDDDEEYSHSILLFSLFIEHVSLFSQFLIIMAFNKHKNIFKGISNVVEATSKEEQIHGLFGIELIKIIKSEHPTWFDDEHNNMVKKACLEAYESEMEIVDWIFEDGEVDFLPKAVINEFVKNRFNKSLEGIGLEKIFEIDETLLSETDWFDDEIMSTKHGDFFVKRSVNYNKRSKSITSDDLF, from the coding sequence ATGTGAATAAAGAACATTAAAAAACGCTCAGGAGAGCTCGTAAGCTTTGATAGAGAAAAAATAATACATGCCGTTTCAAAATGTTTTTTAAATCTCTGACATGAGGATAATGAAGCAGCCGCAAAAATTTGAAAAAAAGTAGAAAAAAGAATCGATAAATTTCACAAAGATCATAAAGATTTTATTCCAACCGTTGAAGAGGTTCAAGACATGGTAGAATTTGAAATGATGAAAGAAGGATTCTTTGAAGCTGCAAAAGCATATATCCTCTACCGAGAAGAACGAAAAAAAGATCGAAGTAGAAATATATTTAAAGCTCGAATGAACCTCAAACCATACGAGTATCCTGAGTTGCTTGAATATGTTGACGCGATTCGTCATTCATACTGGGTACATACTGAATTTTCATTTACATCAGATATTCAAGATTTTAAAGTAAATGTCAGTCCACTCGAAAGAAGTGCTCTGCAAAATTGTATGCTGGCTATTGCTCAAATAGAGGTTTCAGTCAAAACATTTTGGGGAGATATTTACAAGCATCTTCCAAAACCAGAGGTCGGAGCAGTAGGGCAAACATTTGCTGAATCAGAGGTCAGACATATGGACGCATATTCTCACTTACTGGAAGTACTCGGACTTAATGGAGACTTTGAGAGAATCAAAAATATACCTGTGATGAATAAGCGAGTAAACTACTTACAAGATGCACTCAAAAGTTCTAAGTCAGATGATGATGAAGAATATTCACATTCTATTCTTCTCTTCTCACTCTTTATAGAGCACGTATCACTCTTCTCACAGTTTCTTATCATCATGGCCTTTAATAAGCATAAGAATATATTCAAAGGTATCTCAAATGTCGTAGAGGCAACATCAAAAGAAGAACAAATCCACGGACTCTTTGGAATCGAGCTTATAAAAATTATTAAGTCAGAACATCCAACTTGGTTTGATGACGAACATAACAATATGGTAAAAAAAGCTTGTTTGGAAGCTTATGAATCAGAGATGGAAATAGTAGATTGGATTTTTGAAGATGGTGAAGTAGATTTTCTCCCAAAAGCAGTCATTAATGAATTTGTAAAAAATAGATTTAATAAGTCATTGGAATGAATCGGACTTGAAAAAATCTTTGAAATAGACGAAACACTTCTATCTGAAACAGATTGGTTTGATGATGAGATTATGTCCACAAAACACTGAGATTTCTTTGTAAAAAGAAGTGTAAACTACAATAAACGAAGTAAATCAATCACTTCAGATGATTTATTCTAA